The Legionella sp. PATHC032 genome has a window encoding:
- the lpxK gene encoding tetraacyldisaccharide 4'-kinase, which yields MSFFVNRIWYGNHFLQWILIPFSWLYRIVIRTRRWYLQRFCQQLYPIPIIVVGNLTVGGAGKTPLVIEIAKKVQQKGLKVGIVSRGYKAAIKHFPYEVKLNDSAELVGDEPLMMARRINCPVVIAPKRNEAVRYLLDKHSVEIIISDDGLQHYKMGRSIEIAVIDGIRKLGNGFCLPAGPLREPDSRLKQVDFVIINQGVVEGAYSMELIPKNIVRLSTQEEVSNDSFTSEVAAVAGIGNPQRFYSTLSQLGIKFSPYSYPDHYQFKPHDLNDIDLPVIMTEKDAVKCNSFSSDKLYYLPVEAKLNDSFWEAFWSHQQLQGYY from the coding sequence ATGTCATTTTTTGTAAATAGGATATGGTATGGTAATCATTTTTTACAATGGATACTGATTCCGTTTTCCTGGTTATACAGAATTGTTATACGAACCAGACGATGGTATTTACAGCGTTTCTGCCAACAGCTGTACCCAATACCAATTATTGTAGTGGGAAACCTGACTGTTGGAGGAGCTGGCAAGACGCCTCTAGTGATTGAAATTGCTAAAAAAGTACAACAAAAAGGATTAAAGGTAGGGATTGTAAGTCGCGGTTACAAAGCAGCAATAAAACATTTTCCGTATGAAGTAAAATTAAATGACTCAGCTGAATTAGTAGGCGACGAGCCGCTCATGATGGCAAGAAGAATTAATTGTCCAGTGGTTATTGCACCAAAGCGTAATGAAGCAGTAAGGTACCTGTTAGACAAGCACTCGGTAGAAATTATTATCAGTGATGATGGCTTGCAACATTATAAAATGGGGCGGTCAATTGAAATTGCGGTAATAGACGGGATACGAAAACTGGGCAATGGTTTTTGTCTACCTGCTGGGCCATTAAGAGAACCTGATTCACGACTAAAACAAGTTGATTTTGTTATTATTAATCAAGGGGTTGTGGAAGGTGCTTATTCTATGGAATTAATTCCTAAAAACATAGTTCGATTGTCAACTCAGGAAGAAGTCAGTAACGATTCGTTTACTTCTGAAGTAGCTGCTGTAGCCGGAATTGGTAATCCGCAACGATTCTATTCTACTTTAAGTCAATTAGGTATAAAATTTAGTCCATATTCTTATCCTGATCATTATCAATTTAAACCTCATGATTTAAATGATATCGATCTACCAGTTATAATGACAGAAAAGGATGCTGTAAAATGTAATTCATTTAGTTCAGATAAATTATATTATTTACCCGTTGAAGCAAAGTTGAATGATTCCTTTTGGGAAGCATTTTGGTCACACCAACAATTACAAGGTTATTATTAA
- a CDS encoding carboxyl transferase domain-containing protein, with protein sequence MTKLTTQINTGSQEFKNNQANMQALITDLREKIHQIALGGDEKARTKHQQQGKLLPRERLHQLLDPGSPFLELSQLAAYQVYEDTIPAAGIITGIGRVAGSECVIVVNDATVKGGTYYPLTVKKHLRAQEIALTNHLPCIYLVDSGGAFLPLQDQVFADKEHFGRVFYNQAQMSALNIPQIAVVMGSCTAGGAYVPAMADESIMVRNQATIFLGGPPLVKAATGEVISAEELGGAEVHCRHSGVSDHYAENDAHALHLARVAISNLNRKKPDSIHRVDTVPPLYDSEDLTGIIPTDPRKPFDIREIIARVVDGSEFDEFKALFGTTLVCGFARLYGYPIGIIANNGILFSESALKGSHFIELCCQRKIPLVFLQNITGFMVGSKYEASGIAKHGAKMVTAVANANVPKFTIIVGGSFGAGNYAMCGRAYAPRFIWSWPNARISVMGGEQAANVLAQITREKYAKQGKEWSLEEEEQFKTQMRNQYETQGNPYYASARLWDDGVIAPQDTRKILGLGLSAALNAPIEDTHFGVFRM encoded by the coding sequence ATGACTAAGTTAACTACTCAAATCAACACCGGCAGCCAGGAATTCAAAAATAATCAGGCGAATATGCAAGCATTGATTACTGATTTAAGAGAAAAAATACATCAAATCGCACTGGGTGGAGATGAAAAAGCGCGAACTAAACATCAACAACAAGGCAAATTACTTCCGAGAGAACGCTTACACCAGTTGCTGGATCCAGGTAGTCCTTTTCTTGAGCTATCTCAACTTGCTGCCTACCAAGTCTATGAAGACACAATACCCGCTGCAGGAATAATCACTGGAATTGGACGAGTTGCAGGAAGCGAATGTGTCATTGTGGTCAATGATGCTACTGTTAAGGGTGGAACATATTATCCTTTGACCGTAAAAAAGCACTTGAGAGCACAAGAAATTGCATTAACAAACCATCTTCCATGCATCTATCTGGTGGATTCAGGAGGTGCCTTTCTACCCCTACAAGATCAGGTCTTTGCTGATAAAGAACACTTCGGCCGCGTTTTTTATAATCAGGCGCAAATGTCGGCATTAAATATTCCTCAAATAGCTGTGGTTATGGGATCTTGTACAGCAGGAGGAGCCTATGTTCCCGCCATGGCCGATGAATCTATTATGGTTAGGAATCAGGCAACAATATTCCTTGGAGGACCTCCTCTCGTTAAAGCAGCAACAGGAGAAGTAATCAGCGCAGAAGAATTAGGAGGAGCCGAAGTTCACTGTCGTCATTCAGGAGTCTCTGATCATTATGCGGAAAATGACGCTCACGCGCTTCATTTAGCGCGAGTTGCCATTAGCAATTTAAATCGTAAAAAACCAGACTCCATTCATAGAGTAGATACAGTTCCTCCTCTTTATGACAGCGAAGATCTTACTGGAATCATTCCCACTGATCCTAGAAAGCCTTTTGATATCAGAGAAATTATTGCTCGAGTGGTAGATGGTTCAGAATTTGATGAATTCAAAGCACTTTTTGGAACAACCCTGGTTTGCGGTTTTGCTCGCCTGTATGGATATCCTATAGGGATTATTGCTAATAATGGCATACTTTTCAGTGAAAGCGCGCTAAAAGGCAGCCATTTCATAGAACTGTGCTGTCAACGTAAAATACCGCTTGTATTCCTGCAAAATATTACAGGATTTATGGTTGGTTCCAAATACGAAGCGTCAGGTATTGCCAAACATGGAGCCAAAATGGTGACCGCAGTTGCCAATGCTAATGTACCAAAATTTACCATCATTGTTGGCGGAAGTTTTGGAGCAGGTAATTATGCCATGTGTGGTCGGGCATATGCCCCTCGTTTTATCTGGTCCTGGCCTAATGCACGCATCTCAGTAATGGGTGGGGAACAAGCAGCGAATGTTCTAGCACAAATTACTAGAGAGAAATATGCAAAACAAGGCAAAGAATGGTCACTCGAAGAAGAAGAGCAGTTTAAAACTCAAATGAGAAATCAGTATGAAACTCAAGGAAATCCTTACTATGCCAGTGCCAGGCTTTGGGATGATGGAGTCATCGCGCCTCAGGATACACGCAAAATACTCGGACTTGGATTATCCGCGGCCTTAAATGCTCCGATTGAAGATACTCACTTCGGTGTATTTCGCATGTAA
- a CDS encoding GNAT family N-acetyltransferase, giving the protein MYITKELTARMEGCIKQSHIEVTKRYSQGKILEINGGAACFSGFESFLSQVVGWGFKTEPNQYKAEIEAIENFYQSIGHTRVDIELCPFVGNHLINFLSQRGYCITEVNNVSVLDLKNYHLVAHSEDDVFTIREVKQPELEEWSKRVAIGFGFLEAQEQFYQYASAKGVLAFAAYDQGNLVAGATIAIHGDACDLGVTSTLPLYRGKGLQKKLLFARLNLAKQYGLAFATVTTQPGTISDLNVQKAGFRCAYTRIKLTME; this is encoded by the coding sequence ATGTATATTACGAAGGAATTGACCGCTCGCATGGAAGGGTGTATCAAGCAGAGCCACATTGAGGTAACAAAGCGGTACTCGCAAGGAAAAATTCTGGAAATCAATGGTGGGGCAGCATGTTTTTCTGGTTTTGAGTCATTTCTATCCCAGGTAGTAGGCTGGGGATTTAAAACAGAGCCTAACCAATATAAAGCTGAAATCGAAGCTATAGAAAATTTTTATCAATCGATAGGCCATACTCGTGTTGATATTGAGTTATGTCCTTTTGTGGGTAATCACTTAATCAATTTCTTAAGCCAACGAGGTTACTGTATAACCGAGGTAAATAATGTTTCAGTTCTTGATTTAAAGAATTATCATCTGGTTGCTCACTCAGAGGATGATGTTTTTACTATAAGAGAAGTGAAACAACCTGAATTGGAAGAGTGGTCAAAAAGAGTAGCCATTGGATTTGGTTTTCTTGAGGCTCAAGAGCAATTTTATCAATACGCCAGTGCAAAGGGAGTTTTAGCATTTGCTGCCTATGATCAGGGTAATTTGGTTGCTGGCGCCACAATAGCAATTCATGGTGATGCCTGTGATTTGGGTGTTACCAGTACATTACCTCTTTATCGAGGCAAAGGCCTGCAGAAAAAGTTATTGTTTGCTCGTCTGAATCTTGCCAAGCAGTATGGTTTGGCATTTGCCACAGTGACAACTCAACCAGGAACAATTTCTGATTTGAACGTGCAAAAAGCTGGATTTCGTTGTGCCTATACCAGAATAAAACTGACTATGGAGTAG
- a CDS encoding quinone-dependent dihydroorotate dehydrogenase, whose product MYSLLRPLLFRLDAEKAHSLTLSLLHYLPGFCFRKTSGQPIHAMGLVFPHQVGLAAGLDKNGEHLDALAKLGFSFIELGTVTPKAQAGNPKPRLFRIKEANAIINRMGFNNLGVDVLVENVKSAKYKGVLGINIGKNKETNLSQAADDYLYCFRKVYEHASYVTINISSPNTPDLRQLQQGEYFAELLAQLQKEQLKLADQYGRHVPLVVKVSPDETDETLKQMTEIILQYGIEGIIATNTTCSRELVKNLPYSEEQGGLSGRPLTELSTRCLRLLKQYVGNDVTLVGVGGIDSLETAKDKINAGASLLQVYSGLVYKGPELIHDIVSGLNGI is encoded by the coding sequence ATGTATTCACTACTGCGCCCTTTACTTTTCAGATTGGATGCAGAAAAAGCCCATTCATTAACATTATCCTTATTACACTACCTACCTGGTTTTTGTTTTCGGAAAACGTCCGGTCAACCTATTCATGCTATGGGTCTTGTCTTCCCTCATCAAGTTGGACTAGCGGCTGGTTTAGATAAAAATGGCGAACATTTGGATGCATTGGCTAAATTGGGGTTTTCATTCATTGAATTAGGGACAGTAACACCTAAGGCACAAGCAGGTAATCCAAAACCAAGGCTTTTTCGTATCAAAGAAGCAAACGCGATTATCAACAGGATGGGGTTTAATAATTTGGGAGTTGATGTACTGGTAGAAAATGTAAAAAGTGCGAAATATAAAGGAGTATTAGGGATAAATATTGGAAAAAATAAAGAGACTAATTTAAGTCAAGCCGCAGATGACTATCTGTATTGTTTTCGTAAAGTGTATGAGCATGCCTCATACGTTACTATCAATATTTCATCTCCCAACACCCCTGATTTGCGCCAGCTACAACAAGGAGAGTATTTTGCTGAATTACTCGCCCAGTTACAAAAAGAACAGTTAAAGTTAGCAGATCAATATGGGCGTCATGTGCCTTTGGTGGTCAAAGTATCTCCAGATGAAACCGATGAAACATTAAAACAAATGACAGAAATTATTTTACAGTACGGAATCGAAGGAATTATCGCAACGAATACCACTTGCTCCCGAGAGTTGGTGAAAAACTTGCCTTATTCGGAAGAACAGGGAGGATTAAGTGGCAGGCCACTGACAGAACTATCTACTCGCTGCTTGCGTTTGTTGAAACAATACGTTGGAAATGATGTGACGTTGGTAGGAGTGGGCGGCATTGACAGTTTGGAGACTGCCAAAGACAAGATTAATGCAGGAGCTTCTTTGCTACAAGTATACAGTGGTTTGGTTTATAAGGGGCCGGAATTGATTCACGATATTGTTTCGGGTTTAAATGGTATCTGA
- a CDS encoding MFS transporter, whose protein sequence is MGVFFLLFQFFLQLSSGIIVGAIMHEEHISALSAGLLSSAFYYVYTSFQIPVGILFDRYNARYLLSINAALCAIGCFLFASGHNLPTLFLGRLIIGAGSAFAFIGLSHLLRQHFPLRQYAFMIGLSETLGFTVTVLGMIGMGSVISHFGWRYFINIAGILGFLIASLCWLYIPNSKPIVTFPHQYKQQIIPILKNKLAWFNGLFVCLEFSVITVFGAMWAVPFLQLKLDCTIKTASILTSMILLGAGLSCPLLGQISVHLNRRKPLIHASCLSTAFLLILVLYLPTQSKLLIGFLMFSMGLTCGAYMLAYSISNELAPPEFLSTCTGFTNTLAMLSAPLLQPLVGFFLDVLGNQKSQYSLTDYQLALLIIPFAMVLASLFTCLLPEKSNQSIPS, encoded by the coding sequence GTGGGAGTATTTTTTTTATTATTTCAATTCTTCTTGCAGCTATCGTCAGGGATCATTGTAGGCGCAATCATGCATGAAGAACATATTTCCGCACTCAGCGCAGGACTTTTAAGTAGTGCTTTTTATTATGTCTATACTTCTTTTCAAATTCCTGTCGGAATTCTTTTTGATCGCTACAATGCCCGATATTTATTATCAATCAATGCAGCTCTTTGCGCCATCGGATGTTTTTTATTTGCCTCAGGACATAATCTCCCTACTCTTTTCCTTGGGCGGTTAATTATTGGCGCTGGCTCAGCCTTTGCGTTTATTGGCTTAAGCCATTTGTTACGCCAACATTTCCCCTTAAGACAATACGCTTTTATGATAGGCCTATCAGAAACCTTGGGATTTACTGTTACAGTATTAGGAATGATTGGCATGGGTTCTGTGATCAGCCATTTTGGATGGCGTTATTTTATTAACATAGCAGGAATCCTTGGGTTCTTGATCGCCAGCTTGTGCTGGTTATATATCCCCAATAGCAAGCCAATCGTTACTTTTCCCCATCAATATAAACAACAAATTATCCCCATTCTAAAAAATAAATTAGCCTGGTTTAATGGCCTTTTTGTTTGTCTGGAATTCTCGGTAATTACTGTCTTTGGCGCCATGTGGGCTGTTCCTTTTTTACAATTAAAACTGGATTGCACTATCAAAACAGCCAGTATACTAACTTCAATGATCTTACTCGGTGCTGGTTTAAGCTGTCCTTTATTGGGCCAAATTTCGGTACATCTTAATAGACGAAAACCGTTGATTCATGCTTCTTGTCTATCCACTGCGTTCTTATTAATACTTGTTTTATATTTACCAACTCAAAGTAAGCTATTAATAGGGTTCTTAATGTTTTCTATGGGGCTAACCTGTGGCGCTTATATGTTAGCTTATTCCATTTCTAATGAATTGGCTCCACCTGAATTCTTATCCACTTGTACCGGCTTCACCAATACATTAGCAATGCTCTCAGCTCCTCTACTTCAACCACTGGTTGGATTTTTTTTAGATGTACTGGGTAACCAAAAAAGCCAATACAGCTTGACTGACTACCAACTGGCTCTATTGATTATTCCTTTTGCTATGGTATTGGCAAGTTTGTTTACTTGCCTTCTGCCAGAAAAATCTAATCAGTCTATCCCAAGTTAG
- a CDS encoding enoyl-CoA hydratase-related protein has translation MSDLLYEIQDKVGLLTMNRISKHNAFDNQLLAEMKTQLDSAINDTNVRVIVLKANGKHFSAGADLTWMQSMANFTEEENLEDSMVLGNLMYSLSKSPKPTIAMVQGAAFGGGAGLAAACDIAIASTSARFCFSEVKLGLIPAVISPYVVSAIGERAAKMLFMSAEVIDATRAYSLNLVQHCVPDDTLLEFTLQYASQISNNAPEAVKNSKQLAQYVANKKIDEELVRYTASLIAHKRVSDEGQEGLKAFLNKEIPNWNKGSGHV, from the coding sequence ATGAGTGATTTATTATACGAAATTCAAGATAAAGTAGGCTTACTTACTATGAATCGGATTAGCAAACATAATGCATTCGATAACCAACTGCTGGCTGAAATGAAAACACAACTTGATTCCGCAATAAATGATACTAACGTTCGCGTCATAGTACTTAAAGCGAATGGAAAGCATTTTTCAGCTGGCGCTGATTTGACCTGGATGCAAAGCATGGCTAACTTTACTGAAGAAGAAAACCTGGAAGACAGCATGGTGTTAGGTAATTTGATGTATAGTCTCAGTAAAAGCCCCAAACCCACTATCGCCATGGTTCAGGGTGCCGCTTTTGGTGGAGGAGCTGGATTAGCTGCAGCATGTGATATAGCCATTGCGTCTACTTCAGCACGCTTTTGTTTTTCTGAAGTGAAGTTAGGTCTTATTCCAGCAGTAATTAGTCCCTATGTAGTCAGCGCAATAGGTGAACGAGCAGCGAAAATGTTATTCATGAGTGCTGAAGTTATTGACGCCACACGCGCATACTCCCTTAATTTGGTACAGCACTGTGTCCCTGATGACACCTTGCTGGAGTTTACTCTCCAATACGCTTCACAAATCAGTAACAATGCGCCAGAAGCGGTTAAAAACTCAAAACAACTAGCACAGTACGTTGCTAATAAAAAAATAGATGAAGAACTAGTTCGCTACACTGCTTCTCTGATTGCTCATAAAAGAGTGTCTGATGAAGGGCAGGAAGGGCTTAAAGCATTTCTCAATAAAGAAATACCCAACTGGAATAAAGGTTCTGGACATGTTTAA
- the msbA gene encoding lipid A export permease/ATP-binding protein MsbA, with amino-acid sequence MKNNLPIKSRLLYKRLLSYVKPFWPVLLLGVLANILYSGIDAGFTYMTKLFLDKSFITIDLDFVKQIPLIVLIGITLRGLVSSLGSYCMTWVARSVVKVLRQTVFSHIIHLPADYYDEATSGQLLSKILYDVEQVAQVSADALTDFIQNTCLVIGLLTVMMVICWQLSLMFLLTIPFVGIIVNYTNKRVRRISHKVQKTMGEVTEIASEAIEGYRVVRIFGGERYETTKFNKATEYSRKNDMKVAISKAINVSGVQLVIAIGIAMIIMAAIHLSTVITISAGSFLAIIAAMLQLIKPMKTLTTLNATIQRGLAGAESVFNLLDLPLERDNGLILKEKVRGEIEFKHVFHAYRQGQNILHDVNFVIEAGTSVALVGHSGSGKTTIASLLPRFYELSQGMITLDGMPIQQLSLESLRKQMSLVSQNVTLFNDTLANNIAYGRFDASREQIITAAKMAYADEFIQQLPDGYDTRVGENGVLLSGGQRQRIAIARAILKDAPILILDEATSALDSESEHYIQAALEQVMKGRTTLIIAHRLSTIKHAHKIIVLQHGRIVEQGSHQELLDRDGHYAQLYKVQQFGRINEEVVA; translated from the coding sequence ATGAAAAATAACCTCCCTATTAAATCCCGTCTGTTATACAAACGCTTACTAAGCTATGTAAAACCTTTTTGGCCAGTTTTATTATTAGGGGTATTGGCAAATATCCTTTATTCGGGCATTGATGCTGGCTTTACCTATATGACCAAGCTTTTTTTGGATAAAAGCTTTATTACTATTGATCTGGATTTTGTTAAACAAATCCCGCTTATTGTTTTAATAGGTATTACGCTGCGAGGGTTAGTCAGTTCTTTAGGTAGTTATTGTATGACCTGGGTAGCTCGCTCGGTAGTTAAAGTATTAAGGCAGACCGTATTTTCTCATATTATTCACTTGCCTGCGGATTATTACGATGAAGCCACATCAGGTCAACTTCTTTCAAAAATTCTGTATGATGTTGAGCAAGTGGCGCAAGTCAGTGCGGATGCCCTAACAGATTTTATTCAAAATACATGTCTTGTAATCGGTTTACTGACCGTTATGATGGTTATTTGTTGGCAGTTGTCTTTGATGTTTTTATTAACTATTCCGTTTGTGGGAATCATTGTTAATTATACCAATAAAAGAGTAAGGCGAATTAGTCACAAAGTCCAAAAAACCATGGGTGAAGTCACAGAAATTGCCAGTGAAGCAATCGAGGGTTATCGAGTGGTTCGCATCTTTGGTGGCGAACGGTATGAAACAACAAAATTTAATAAAGCAACAGAGTATTCACGCAAAAATGATATGAAAGTCGCCATAAGCAAGGCGATTAATGTTTCAGGCGTCCAATTGGTAATCGCTATTGGGATTGCAATGATTATTATGGCCGCAATTCATTTATCTACTGTTATTACTATCAGTGCCGGTTCTTTTTTGGCAATTATTGCAGCCATGTTGCAATTAATAAAACCTATGAAAACTTTGACTACTCTTAACGCAACCATACAAAGAGGGTTAGCTGGTGCAGAAAGTGTATTCAATTTGCTTGATTTGCCTTTAGAAAGAGACAATGGCTTGATACTAAAAGAAAAAGTGCGGGGTGAAATTGAGTTTAAGCATGTATTCCATGCTTACCGACAGGGTCAAAATATTTTACATGATGTCAATTTTGTAATTGAAGCAGGAACATCTGTTGCTCTGGTTGGACATTCAGGCAGTGGTAAAACGACCATAGCCAGTTTATTACCCCGATTTTATGAATTGAGTCAAGGTATGATTACTTTAGATGGCATGCCCATTCAACAGCTTAGCCTGGAAAGTTTACGTAAGCAAATGTCTTTGGTTAGTCAAAACGTGACTCTTTTTAATGATACCTTGGCTAATAACATAGCCTATGGCCGTTTTGATGCGAGCCGAGAGCAAATTATTACTGCGGCCAAAATGGCCTATGCGGATGAGTTTATTCAACAATTACCAGATGGTTATGATACCAGGGTAGGAGAAAATGGGGTGTTATTGTCTGGTGGACAAAGACAAAGAATAGCGATAGCCAGGGCGATTTTGAAAGATGCTCCAATTTTAATACTCGATGAAGCGACTTCAGCTCTGGATAGTGAATCAGAGCATTATATTCAGGCGGCTTTAGAGCAAGTGATGAAAGGCAGAACTACTTTAATCATTGCGCATCGATTGTCGACAATTAAGCATGCTCACAAGATTATCGTATTGCAACATGGTCGTATTGTTGAACAAGGCAGTCATCAAGAATTACTTGATAGGGATGGTCATTACGCTCAGTTGTATAAAGTGCAACAATTTGGCAGGATTAACGAGGAAGTGGTAGCTTAA
- a CDS encoding acetyl-CoA C-acyltransferase, which translates to MEHNDVVIVAAKRTPMGAMLGNLSALSSPELGAVAHMAALSQSGIAPAEIDEVISGCVLQAGIGQAPARQAAIKAGIPNSAGATTINKMCGSGMKAAMLAHDLIKAGTANVVLASGMESMSNAPYLLSKARAGYRLGHGELKDHMFLDGLEDAYDKGQLMGCFAETTAKHFNFSREQQDEFALRSMTRALKAIESGAFQDEIAPVTLTTRKGDITVDVDEGPDAAKLAKIPQLKPAFQADGTVTAANSSSISDGAASLILMSASNAEKRGLKPLAKIIAHASHSQAPQWFTTAPVDAIRKVMNKASWRQDDVDLFEINEAFAVVAMAAITQLELNPEQVNIHGGACALGHPIGASGARILVTLMHALKHQGKKRGIASLCIGGGEATAMAIELI; encoded by the coding sequence ATGGAACATAATGATGTCGTGATAGTCGCAGCAAAAAGAACACCAATGGGAGCTATGCTAGGCAATTTATCTGCACTTTCCTCTCCAGAGTTAGGGGCAGTAGCACATATGGCAGCGTTGTCTCAATCTGGTATCGCTCCAGCAGAAATCGATGAGGTGATCAGTGGTTGTGTATTACAAGCAGGTATTGGTCAAGCCCCCGCCAGACAAGCGGCAATTAAAGCAGGCATACCTAATTCGGCAGGAGCCACGACTATTAATAAAATGTGTGGTTCAGGCATGAAAGCTGCGATGCTTGCACACGATTTAATTAAAGCAGGTACAGCTAATGTAGTTTTGGCTAGCGGTATGGAAAGTATGAGCAATGCCCCCTATTTATTATCCAAGGCACGAGCAGGATATAGATTGGGACATGGTGAACTGAAAGATCATATGTTCCTTGATGGATTAGAAGATGCCTATGATAAAGGACAACTAATGGGTTGTTTCGCTGAAACTACAGCAAAACACTTTAATTTCAGCCGAGAACAGCAGGACGAATTTGCCTTACGCTCAATGACCAGAGCGCTAAAAGCAATAGAGAGTGGCGCCTTTCAGGATGAAATCGCTCCCGTCACCTTAACTACCCGCAAAGGAGATATCACAGTTGATGTCGATGAGGGGCCTGATGCAGCCAAACTTGCCAAAATACCCCAGCTAAAACCAGCATTCCAAGCTGATGGTACAGTTACAGCAGCCAATTCAAGTTCTATTTCAGATGGCGCGGCCAGCCTAATTTTAATGAGTGCCTCAAATGCAGAAAAACGTGGCCTAAAACCATTGGCAAAAATCATCGCACATGCAAGCCATTCCCAAGCTCCACAATGGTTCACAACCGCTCCTGTTGATGCAATCCGTAAGGTAATGAACAAAGCATCCTGGAGACAAGATGATGTGGATCTTTTTGAAATTAATGAAGCGTTTGCAGTGGTGGCGATGGCTGCGATTACTCAACTTGAATTGAACCCGGAACAAGTCAATATACATGGAGGGGCTTGCGCTTTAGGACATCCCATTGGTGCTTCGGGAGCTCGAATTCTAGTTACTTTAATGCATGCTTTAAAACACCAGGGTAAAAAGCGCGGAATAGCTTCTTTATGTATAGGCGGCGGTGAAGCTACAGCTATGGCAATTGAGCTAATTTAA
- a CDS encoding isovaleryl-CoA dehydrogenase → MYTGLDFQLGETYDMLRDSVNQFAQTEIAPLAAQIDEKNTFPNHLWRKLGEMGLLGITVSEEYGGANMGYLAHAIAMEEISRASASVGLSYGAHSNLCVNQIFLNGNNEQKQKYLPKLISGEYIGALAMSESNSGSDVVSMQLQARSAGDNYILDGTKMWITNGPDADILVVYAKTDKQAGSKGITAFIIEKGMPGFKTAQKLDKLGMRGSNTCELVFDQCEVPSENVLGVVNQGVKVLMSGLDYERTILAAGPVGIMQACMDVVLPYVHERKQFNQAIGEFQFIQGKLADMYTDLNACRAYLYAVAKACDSDRVSRKDAAGVILYTAEKATQMALQSIQILGGNGYINEYPTGRLLRDAKLYEIGAGTSEIRRMLIGRELFKETA, encoded by the coding sequence ATGTACACAGGCTTAGACTTTCAACTGGGCGAAACATATGACATGTTACGAGACAGTGTCAACCAATTTGCCCAAACTGAAATAGCTCCTTTAGCTGCACAAATCGATGAGAAAAACACTTTTCCTAATCATCTCTGGAGAAAGCTGGGAGAAATGGGATTGCTTGGCATCACCGTAAGTGAAGAATATGGTGGTGCCAACATGGGCTACCTCGCACATGCCATAGCAATGGAAGAAATTTCCAGAGCTTCCGCATCAGTTGGTTTAAGTTATGGCGCGCACTCTAATTTGTGCGTCAATCAAATATTTTTAAATGGAAACAATGAGCAAAAACAAAAATATTTGCCTAAACTTATAAGCGGTGAATATATTGGTGCTTTGGCAATGAGTGAGTCCAATTCAGGGTCTGATGTAGTCAGCATGCAATTACAAGCTCGTTCTGCTGGAGACAATTATATTCTCGATGGCACAAAAATGTGGATAACCAATGGTCCTGACGCCGATATTCTGGTTGTCTATGCTAAAACAGACAAGCAGGCTGGAAGCAAAGGAATTACCGCTTTTATTATCGAAAAAGGAATGCCCGGGTTTAAAACAGCACAAAAACTGGACAAGCTTGGGATGCGTGGGTCAAACACATGTGAATTGGTATTTGATCAATGTGAAGTTCCCTCTGAAAATGTTCTGGGAGTAGTAAATCAAGGGGTCAAGGTACTAATGAGTGGCTTGGATTATGAACGTACGATTCTTGCTGCCGGACCAGTTGGAATTATGCAAGCTTGTATGGATGTTGTATTACCCTATGTCCATGAACGCAAACAATTCAATCAGGCGATAGGCGAGTTTCAATTTATTCAAGGCAAACTGGCTGATATGTACACTGACTTGAATGCTTGCAGAGCTTATTTGTATGCCGTTGCCAAGGCTTGTGACAGCGATAGGGTTAGTCGTAAGGATGCTGCAGGAGTTATTTTATATACTGCAGAAAAAGCAACACAAATGGCTTTACAGTCAATACAGATTCTTGGAGGAAATGGTTATATTAATGAATATCCTACGGGACGTTTATTAAGAGATGCCAAGTTGTATGAAATTGGGGCAGGCACTTCTGAAATACGAAGGATGCTAATTGGTCGTGAACTTTTTAAAGAAACAGCATAA